One stretch of Francisella sp. LA112445 DNA includes these proteins:
- a CDS encoding cytochrome ubiquinol oxidase subunit I, whose product MYWVEILSRIQFAFTVSFHILFPAFSIGLSTFLMIFEALWLITKNDKYLSIVKFWTKIFALTFGMGVVSGIVMEFQFGANWAGFAEKVGPVLGSLFTYEVLTAFFIEAGALGIMIFGWGRINKYVHFLANFTIFVGVTLSAFWILSANSWMQTPDGVHYINGRFEVYSWYHVIFNPSVIPRYIHMLLAAYLSTLMVILGVSAYYMLKDKHHSFAKTCIKFSVISILVLSLTQLMVGDDVGREVHENQPLKTAAIEGVWNTQKGAPFVVFAYPSESQEKNLFAIEIPKLASLINTHELDGELIGLKSVPEKDRPVVAVVFYSFRIMVGIGTLMILIGLIGTTLLARKKVHSAKWFLRICTLTTPLGFVAIITGWFTAEFGRQPWVVYNILRTQYSVSDISFWQVFASLASIIIVYFIIFGYFYFKYLIRIIKGGPNAPGEERMPYSYFQSVEKNVSEEE is encoded by the coding sequence ATGTACTGGGTCGAGATTCTTTCAAGAATACAATTTGCTTTCACAGTAAGTTTCCATATACTTTTCCCCGCCTTTAGTATTGGATTATCAACATTTTTGATGATCTTTGAGGCTCTATGGTTAATAACAAAAAATGACAAATACTTATCTATAGTCAAATTTTGGACAAAAATATTTGCTCTGACATTTGGTATGGGTGTCGTTTCAGGTATCGTTATGGAGTTTCAATTTGGTGCTAACTGGGCAGGCTTTGCAGAGAAAGTAGGCCCTGTACTTGGTTCTTTATTTACCTATGAAGTTCTAACAGCATTCTTTATTGAAGCTGGTGCTCTTGGAATAATGATATTTGGTTGGGGAAGAATTAATAAATATGTCCATTTCTTAGCAAATTTCACTATCTTTGTTGGTGTTACATTATCAGCTTTTTGGATATTATCAGCAAACTCTTGGATGCAAACTCCAGATGGAGTTCACTATATAAACGGTAGGTTTGAAGTTTATAGCTGGTATCACGTGATATTTAACCCATCTGTAATACCTAGATACATACATATGCTTTTAGCAGCTTATCTAAGTACTTTAATGGTTATTTTAGGTGTCAGTGCATATTACATGTTAAAAGACAAGCACCACTCATTTGCCAAAACTTGTATTAAGTTTTCAGTCATATCTATATTGGTACTAAGCTTGACTCAACTTATGGTTGGCGATGATGTTGGTAGAGAGGTTCATGAGAATCAACCACTAAAAACTGCTGCTATAGAAGGAGTCTGGAACACTCAAAAAGGAGCTCCTTTTGTAGTTTTTGCATACCCAAGTGAGTCTCAAGAGAAGAATCTATTCGCTATAGAAATCCCTAAACTTGCATCTTTAATAAATACCCATGAGCTTGATGGTGAGTTAATTGGTCTAAAATCAGTTCCTGAAAAAGACAGACCTGTTGTTGCTGTAGTATTTTATAGCTTTAGAATAATGGTTGGTATCGGAACTCTGATGATTTTAATTGGCCTTATTGGTACAACTCTACTAGCAAGGAAAAAAGTACATTCTGCAAAATGGTTCCTTAGAATTTGTACACTAACAACTCCTCTAGGCTTTGTTGCTATTATTACAGGATGGTTTACCGCAGAGTTTGGTAGACAGCCATGGGTTGTTTATAACATTCTTAGAACACAATACTCTGTGAGTGATATTAGCTTTTGGCAAGTTTTTGCATCACTAGCTTCGATAATCATCGTTTACTTTATCATATTTGGTTACTTTTACTTCAAGTATCTAATAAGGATTATAAAGGGTGGACCAAATGCTCCAGGAGAAGAAAGAATGCCTTACTCATATTTTCAATCTGTTGAAAAAAATGTAAGCGAGGAGGAATAA
- a CDS encoding TIGR01777 family oxidoreductase: protein MKILIAGGSGFVGRELSKYLGQKYKLTLLTRSEKKDLGNYNDLITWANLTQDNIANYDIVINLCGYNIGEKRWSKSVKKKILSSRIEPTNKLVELIGDKDIWLMNASAIGYYNFSKLIQDEDNHNRDYDKLTFGQEVVDKWEKCLVASKLQRYTIFRFGVVIGNGGALEKMSMSAKFGFVTMLGDGHNYMSWVSIHDLCRAFEFVIDNKLDNKEIFNLTSPNVCQHQVLVKLLRKYLVKKHILKMPTFMVKLLFGQMGEELLLSSQNIRPTRLMSKGFVFEDLKMQKALERYF from the coding sequence ATGAAGATACTAATAGCAGGAGGCTCAGGGTTTGTTGGTAGAGAGCTATCTAAATATCTAGGTCAAAAGTATAAACTAACTTTGCTGACTAGATCAGAGAAGAAAGATTTAGGTAACTATAATGATTTAATTACATGGGCTAATCTAACACAAGACAATATTGCTAACTATGATATTGTAATAAATTTATGTGGTTACAATATTGGAGAGAAACGTTGGAGTAAGAGTGTCAAAAAGAAAATATTATCAAGTCGTATAGAGCCTACAAATAAACTAGTTGAACTTATTGGAGATAAAGATATTTGGCTAATGAATGCTAGTGCGATTGGATACTACAATTTTTCTAAACTAATCCAAGACGAAGATAACCATAATAGAGACTATGATAAGCTAACTTTTGGTCAAGAGGTTGTTGATAAGTGGGAGAAATGTTTGGTTGCCTCTAAACTTCAAAGATATACGATTTTTCGTTTTGGTGTGGTTATCGGCAATGGAGGAGCTTTGGAAAAGATGTCTATGTCAGCTAAGTTTGGTTTCGTTACGATGCTTGGTGATGGACATAACTATATGAGCTGGGTCAGTATACATGATTTGTGCAGAGCCTTTGAGTTTGTGATAGATAATAAACTTGATAATAAAGAGATATTTAATCTTACATCACCAAATGTCTGTCAGCATCAAGTACTAGTAAAACTATTAAGGAAATATTTAGTCAAAAAGCACATATTAAAGATGCCTACTTTTATGGTTAAATTATTATTTGGTCAGATGGGGGAAGAGTTGTTGCTTTCAAGTCAAAATATTAGACCTACAAGATTAATGTCAAAAGGATTTGTCTTTGAAGATCTCAAGATGCAAAAAGCCTTAGAGAGATATTTTTAA